Genomic DNA from Desulfuromonas versatilis:
TCCGGCTCCGATGACGCCGATTTTCATAGACAGTTTCCTCTCCAGTGGCGGGCAGCGCCGAGACTAGGGAGCCTTTTTCTTGCGGATGCGTTCGCGGACCTGGTCGGTTTTTTTCGCCAGGGCCTCCCCGTTCGGATAGATCCCGGCGAGGCTCTCCAGGATTGCCAGGGATTCGTCCAGCCTCTCCTCCTCCTCGAGCACGCTGGCCAGGCCGAAGCGCGCCTCGATGGTGTAGGGGCTTTCCGGCCAGTCGGCGATCACCCGCCGATAGGCGGCCTCGGCCTGCTTTAACAGGCCCTCCAGGGAATAGGTCACCGCTACCCGATAATGGACCTCGGGCAGCAGGGGGCTCTCGGGAAAGGCCTTGACCAGGCTTTCCAGCTCGATGCGCGCCTGCTCGAAGTTATTCAGGCGAAAATAGCAGTCAGCGGCCTCGTATTGGAGCCGGTCGGGGTTGGCCGCCCCGCTGTCCAGCAGTTTTTGATAGGCGACGATGGCCCGATTGTAGTCCCGCAGGCGGTTTTTGTAAATCTCCGCCACCTGCTCCTGGGCTTTCAGCACCAGGTCCGAATCGGGGTAGTCGTGCTCCAGCAGCAGAAAGACCAGGACCGCTTCCTGGTAGTTGCCCAGATAGAGATTGAGGATCTCACCGGCGGAAAAGAGGGCCTGGGGAGCCAGGCTCGAGGAGCGATGCCGGGAGTGGATCTGCCGGTAAAGGTCCGCGGCTTTTTCGAACTGCTCCTGGTGAACCAGCAGTTCGGCCTGCTGGATTCGCTCCAGCAACTGAGACTCGCTGGCGCGGAGGTAATAGGTACCGCCTGCCCCGGCAGCCAGGCCCGCCAGCAGGATCAGCCCCACCAGCGTCCAACGCCGCTTCTTATTCCTCTTCCGGCGCTCCCTCAACTCCTCCTTCAAAAGCTTCTTCTTCAGCTTCTGAATCTCCATTTTCCTCGTCCTTCTCTGCCAGCTTGGCCACCGCCACGATGCGCTCGCCGGGCTCCAGCACCATCAGCCGCACCCCTTGGGTGTTGCGGCCGATGATCGAGAGGTGCGAAACACTGGTGCGCAGCACCTTGCCCCGGTCGGTAATGAACATCAGGTCGACATCCTCGTTGACCAGCTTGATGTCGACCACCTTGCCGTTGCGCTCGGAGGTCTTGATGGTGATGATCCCCTTGCCGCCGCGGCTCTGCACCCGATATTCCTCGAGATCGGTGCGTTTGCCGTAGCCGTTCTCGGTGACTGTGACCAGGGTCGCCGAGGTGGCGTCGGTGACCACCTCCATGCCGATGATGCGATCGTCGTCCTCGAGCAGCATGCCGCGCACCCCGCGGGAGGTGCGGCCCATGGGGCGCACGTCGCTC
This window encodes:
- a CDS encoding tetratricopeptide repeat protein is translated as MEIQKLKKKLLKEELRERRKRNKKRRWTLVGLILLAGLAAGAGGTYYLRASESQLLERIQQAELLVHQEQFEKAADLYRQIHSRHRSSSLAPQALFSAGEILNLYLGNYQEAVLVFLLLEHDYPDSDLVLKAQEQVAEIYKNRLRDYNRAIVAYQKLLDSGAANPDRLQYEAADCYFRLNNFEQARIELESLVKAFPESPLLPEVHYRVAVTYSLEGLLKQAEAAYRRVIADWPESPYTIEARFGLASVLEEEERLDESLAILESLAGIYPNGEALAKKTDQVRERIRKKKAP